From a single Labrus bergylta chromosome 14, fLabBer1.1, whole genome shotgun sequence genomic region:
- the LOC114921170 gene encoding olfactory receptor 52D1-like, producing the protein MKNVSEVTSFHLYAYYGMEELKPLYFFIFLMIYITIIVENVVLIGVIYHEKSLHEPMYLLVCNLAVNGLYGSTALLPAVLSNLLLRSYDISLALCQTQIYAVHTYAITEFTILAAMSYDRYVAICYPLLYHTIMSQRLVKLIVFTWLFPLLAFLIVFFFTLQLRYCERTIEKLYCMNYILVKLACSDTSIVNIIGLLSVVAYTVPQICMIFYSYAHILRVCLASFSKSKLKALRTCTPHLLAIVNYAIGCFLEIALSRFNTTDLPYQTKLFLSLYFLIFPPILNPAIYGLSIHFIRVRLFRLLSRKRRIEAN; encoded by the coding sequence ATGAAGAATGTCTCTGAAGTGACGTCTTTTCATCTGTATGCTTACTATGGAATGGAAGAGCTGAAGCCATTGtactttttcattttccttatGATATACATCACCATTATTGTTGAAAATGTCGTCTTAATCGGTGTGATTTATCATGAAAAAAGCCTGCATGAGCCCATGTACTTATTGGTGTGTAACTTGGCAGTGAATGGTCTGTATGGAAGCACAGCTTTACTGCCAGCAGTCCTGAGCAACCTGTTGTTACGCTCATATGACATATCTCTGGCACTTTGTCAGACACAGATCTATGCAGTACACACATATGCCATAACTGAATTCACAATTCTTGCAGCGATGAGTTATGACAGGTATGTGGCCATTTGTTATCCACTGCTTTATCATACCATCATGTCACAAAGACTTGTTAAACTGATTGTTTTTACCTGGCTCTTTCCCTTACTTgcctttttaattgttttttttttcactcttcagCTGAGGTATTGTGAAAGAACAATTGAAAAGTTGTACTGCATGAATTACATTTTAGTCAAACTGGCCTGTTCTGATACGTCGATTGTCAACATAATCGGTCTGTTATCTGTAGTTGCGTACACAGTTCCACAGATTTGTATGATATTTTATTCATATGCACACATCCTAAGAGTATGTTTAGCGTCATTCAGCAAGTCCAAGCTCAAAGCCCTCCGGACATGCACTCCCCACCTACTAGCAATAGTTAACTACGCAATAGGTTGCTTTTTAGAAATAGCACTAAGTCGATTTAACACAACTGACCTTCCTTACCAAACCAagttgtttctgtctttgtacTTTTTGATATTTCCACCAATTCTTAATCCAGCCATCTATGGGCTGAGTATTCATTTTATAAGAGTACGACTGTTCAGGCTTTtaagcagaaaaagaaggatAGAAGCAAACTAG